Genomic segment of Aliiroseovarius sp. M344:
CAGCTAACAGCTTTGACCTTAGCAGCTGTAATACATCTGGTATTCAATCGGGTGAGGTGTGTGCTCATAGGCGTAGACCTCTTCCCATTTCAGATCCAGGTAACCTTCGATCTGATCCTTGGTGAACACGTCACCGGCCAGCAGGAAGTCGTGATCGGCCGCAAGGCTGTCCAGTGCTTCGCGCAGCGATGCACAGACCGTTTCGATGCCTTCCAGCTCTTCAGCCGGCAGATCATAGAGGTTCTTGTCCTGAGCGGGGCCCGGGTCGATCTTGTTCTTGATGCCGTCAAGGCCAGCCATCAGAAGGGCTGCAAAACACAGATAAGGGTTTGCCGCAGGATCGGGGAAGCGGGCTTCGACGCGTTTTGCTTTCGGGCTTTCGGTCCACGGAATACGGACACATCCCGACCGGTTGCGGGCCGAATAGGCGCGCAGAACAGGGGCTTCAAAACCCGGGATCAGACGCTTGTAGCTGTTGGTCGACGGGTTGGTGAAAGCGTTCAGCGTCTTGGCGTGCTTCAGGATGCCGCCAATGAACCAGATCGCCTCCTGGCTGAGATCGGCATACTTGTCGCCAGCAAACAGCGGCTTGCCGTCTTTCCAGATCGACATGTTCACGTGCATCCCGGTGCCGTTGTCGCCGGCAATCGGCTTGGGCATGAAGGTCGCGGTCTTGCCATAGGCATGCGCCACGTTGTGGATGACGTACTTGTATTTCTGCAACTCGTCGGCCTGTTTGGTCAGGCTGTCGAAGATCAGGCCAAGCTCATGCTGGCACGATGCCACCTCGTGGTGATGCTTGTCGGTCTTCATGCCAAGCTGTTTCATCGTGGTCAGCATTTCCGACCGCAGGTCTTGCGCGTCGTCAATCGGGTTCACAGGGAAGTAACCACCTTTGACGCCCGGACGGTGCCCGGTGTTGCCCATTTCGTATTCGGTGTCCGAGTTCCACGCCGCGTCAACCGCGTCCACTTCGAACGACACTTTGTTCATGGTGTTTGAAAAGCGCACGTCGTCAAACAGGAAGAACTCAGCTTCCGGGCCCATGTAAGCCACATCACCGATGCCAGATGCTTTCAGGTAAGCTTCGGCTTTTTCGGCTGTGCCACGTGGGTCGCGGCCATACTTCTCGCCGGTGTCGGGCTCAACGACTGAGCAATGCACGCAGAGCGTTTTTTCCGCGTAGAACGGGTCGATATAGGTCGTGGTCGTGTCGGGCATGAGTTTCATGTCCGAGTTTTCAATCGACTTCCAGCCTTCGATCGACGAGCCGTCGAACATAAAGCCTTCTTCCAGGAAATCTTCGTCGACAAGGTCGCAATCCACAGTGACGTGCTGCAGCTTGCCGCGCACGTCGGTGAAGCGGATGTCGACATAGGCGATGTCGTCTTCCTTGATTTGTTTGAGTACGTCTTTAACGCTCATGTCAATTATCCTCTGGTTCGTATCTTATCGAGATTGGGTCAGATCGCGTCCAAACCGGTTTCACCGGTACGAATGCGGATGGCTTGTTCGACGGGGCTGACGAAAATCTTGCCGTCGCCGATTTTGTCTGTTTTGGCGGCTTCAACGATCGCCTCAATGGCTTCGTCCACCTGATCAGCAGGCAGAACCACTTCGATCTTCACTTTGGGCAGGAAGTCGACGACATATTCGGCGCCCCGGTAAAGCTCGGTATGGCCTTTTTGACGGCCAAAACCTTTGACTTCGATCACCGACAGGCCTTGCACCCCGATGTCCTGAAGGGCTTCTTTGACTTCATCCAGCTTGAACGGCTTGATGATGGCTTCGATCTTTTTCATCTGCATCCCTCATGTGGTTGCTCGCGTTGCGACCCAAAGACCACTTTCCACTGGGCGCGACAATTGGATAGGCTGACGCAGGGCGGTCTATTTTGACTGATTTCCGGCTGGCTGCACAAAAAATAGGCAGTTGGTTCAAGAATTGAGCAGATGGCGAAAGGAGACCCATGACGGAACTGCTGACAGCGACCCAAATGAGGGCGATCGAGCAAGCGGCCATCGACTCAGGTGAGGTCACCGGGCTTGAACTGATGGAGCGCGCGGGCAGGGGCGTGGTCGAGGCGATATTCGAGGAATGGCCAGAGCTCGCGAAGACTTCTCATAAGGCGGTGGTGCTGTGCGGACCGGGGAACAACGGCGGCGACGGGTTTGTGGCAGCACGGAGGCTTTTGGACAAAGGTTGGGGTGTCGAAGTGTTTCTTTTTGGCGACCCGGAAAAATTGCCGCCTGATGCTCGGACAAATTACGACGTCTGGTGCTCGATGGGGGCAGTAAAGAAATTAGAAGTCGACGCGGTTGCTTCCGGGCCGCGGCCAACGTTGCTGATCGATGCGATGTTCGGGACGGGACTCACACGTGCGATACCTCTCGATTGCGCGCTTGCATTTCACGCGATTGAAAAAAAAGATGTTGGCGATAGGCATCCCTGGCTGGTGCCTTACCATCGGGTTGCGATAGACACCCCTTCTGGGCTGGATACTGATAGCGGTAAGTTTCTTTTACCTGAGTTCAGCGGGGACCCAGAAGACGAAGAGAACTGGGAGAGTCAGTGGGAGTGGTGGCAGAATGACGCGTCAAAGCGGCTTCTTCTACCTGATCTGACAATTGCGTTTCATCGACGCAAGCTTGGGCATGTTCTGTCGGATGTCAGTCGAAAAGTGGTGGTATGTGACATCGGATTGGGCAAAGAGGATCGCCATCCGGCGCACTTGCTCTGGCCGCATTCGAATGACGTGGCACGCTTGCTAGATTTCGACGTTCCAAAGGGTCGATCCAAGCGTG
This window contains:
- the glnA gene encoding type I glutamate--ammonia ligase, which translates into the protein MSVKDVLKQIKEDDIAYVDIRFTDVRGKLQHVTVDCDLVDEDFLEEGFMFDGSSIEGWKSIENSDMKLMPDTTTTYIDPFYAEKTLCVHCSVVEPDTGEKYGRDPRGTAEKAEAYLKASGIGDVAYMGPEAEFFLFDDVRFSNTMNKVSFEVDAVDAAWNSDTEYEMGNTGHRPGVKGGYFPVNPIDDAQDLRSEMLTTMKQLGMKTDKHHHEVASCQHELGLIFDSLTKQADELQKYKYVIHNVAHAYGKTATFMPKPIAGDNGTGMHVNMSIWKDGKPLFAGDKYADLSQEAIWFIGGILKHAKTLNAFTNPSTNSYKRLIPGFEAPVLRAYSARNRSGCVRIPWTESPKAKRVEARFPDPAANPYLCFAALLMAGLDGIKNKIDPGPAQDKNLYDLPAEELEGIETVCASLREALDSLAADHDFLLAGDVFTKDQIEGYLDLKWEEVYAYEHTPHPIEYQMYYSC
- a CDS encoding P-II family nitrogen regulator: MKKIEAIIKPFKLDEVKEALQDIGVQGLSVIEVKGFGRQKGHTELYRGAEYVVDFLPKVKIEVVLPADQVDEAIEAIVEAAKTDKIGDGKIFVSPVEQAIRIRTGETGLDAI